From Aerosticca soli, a single genomic window includes:
- the kdpA gene encoding potassium-transporting ATPase subunit KdpA, translated as MTANDYLQIGLFLAVLLALVRPMGGYMARVFADAPGSRVTRWGAPIERGLYRLCGIDPAEDMGWKRYALAMLAFNVLGLLAVYLLQRVQQWLPLNPQHFGAVAPDSAMNTAISFATNTNWQGYAGESTMSYLTQMLGLAVQNFLSAATGIAVLVAVVRGFVRRSARGLGNFWVDLTRGTLYVLLPLSLLMALVLVSQGVVQNFKPYVDVPVVQATSYTETLKDAAGNARQDAAGHALTREIAVTTQTLPMGPAASQIAIKHLGTNGGGFFNANSAHPFENPTPLSNFVEMLAIFLIPGGLCLAFGQMVGDRRQGWAILAVMLVIFVPLAIGAVAAEQAGNPALHGLAVDQQASALQAGGNMEGKETRFGIASSGLFATITTAASCGAVNAMHDSLTPLGGLVPMWLMQLGEVVFGGVGSGLYGMLAFAVVAVFIAGLMVGRTPEYLGKKLEAHEMKMASLAVLLPCALVVIGTAIAVLAPAGVAGIANPGAHGFSEVLYAVSSASNNNGSAFGGLSANTPFWNVLLGVCMFLARFPLAIAMLAMAGSLAGKGRVPVSAGTLPTHTPLFVVLLTCVVIVVGALTFLPALALGPIAEYLMAGH; from the coding sequence ATGACTGCCAACGACTATCTCCAGATCGGCCTGTTCCTGGCCGTGCTGCTCGCGCTGGTGAGGCCGATGGGCGGGTACATGGCGCGGGTGTTCGCCGATGCGCCTGGCAGTCGCGTCACCCGTTGGGGCGCGCCGATCGAGCGTGGCCTCTACCGCCTGTGCGGCATCGACCCCGCCGAGGACATGGGCTGGAAGCGCTACGCGCTGGCCATGCTCGCGTTCAACGTACTGGGTCTGCTGGCCGTTTATCTACTGCAGCGCGTGCAGCAGTGGCTGCCGCTGAACCCGCAGCATTTCGGCGCGGTGGCACCCGACTCGGCGATGAACACCGCGATCAGTTTCGCCACGAATACCAACTGGCAGGGCTACGCCGGCGAGTCGACGATGAGCTATCTCACCCAGATGCTGGGGCTGGCGGTGCAGAACTTCCTCTCCGCCGCCACCGGCATCGCGGTACTGGTGGCGGTCGTGCGCGGTTTCGTCCGCCGCAGCGCCCGGGGCCTGGGCAACTTCTGGGTGGATCTCACCCGCGGCACGCTGTACGTGCTGCTGCCGCTGTCGCTGCTGATGGCGCTGGTGCTGGTGTCGCAGGGCGTGGTGCAGAACTTCAAACCCTACGTGGACGTGCCGGTGGTACAGGCCACCAGCTACACCGAGACGCTCAAGGACGCCGCCGGCAACGCGCGCCAGGATGCAGCCGGCCACGCACTGACGCGCGAGATCGCGGTGACCACGCAGACCCTGCCGATGGGACCAGCGGCCTCGCAGATCGCGATCAAGCACCTGGGCACCAACGGCGGCGGTTTCTTCAACGCCAACTCCGCGCATCCGTTCGAAAACCCGACGCCGCTTTCCAACTTCGTCGAGATGCTGGCGATCTTCCTGATTCCCGGCGGGCTGTGCCTCGCCTTCGGCCAGATGGTCGGCGATCGTCGGCAGGGCTGGGCGATTCTCGCCGTCATGCTGGTGATCTTCGTGCCGCTGGCGATCGGCGCGGTCGCGGCCGAGCAGGCCGGCAACCCGGCGCTGCACGGGCTGGCGGTGGATCAGCAGGCTTCCGCGCTGCAGGCCGGCGGCAACATGGAGGGCAAGGAAACGCGCTTCGGCATCGCCTCTTCCGGCCTGTTCGCCACGATCACCACGGCCGCTTCCTGCGGCGCGGTGAACGCGATGCACGACTCGCTGACGCCGCTCGGCGGCCTGGTGCCGATGTGGCTGATGCAGCTCGGCGAGGTGGTGTTCGGCGGCGTTGGTTCGGGCCTGTACGGCATGCTGGCCTTCGCCGTGGTGGCGGTGTTCATCGCCGGCCTGATGGTGGGCCGCACGCCCGAATACCTGGGCAAGAAGCTCGAGGCGCACGAGATGAAGATGGCGAGTCTGGCGGTGCTGCTGCCATGCGCGCTGGTGGTGATCGGCACCGCGATCGCCGTGCTGGCGCCGGCCGGTGTGGCCGGTATCGCCAACCCCGGCGCGCACGGCTTCAGCGAGGTGCTCTACGCGGTGAGCTCGGCCTCCAACAACAACGGCAGCGCCTTCGGCGGACTCTCGGCGAACACGCCGTTCTGGAACGTGCTGCTGGGCGTGTGCATGTTCCTCGCGCGCTTCCCGCTGGCCATCGCGATGCTGGCCATGGCCGGTTCGCTGGCCGGCAAGGGGCGCGTGCCGGTTTCGGCCGGCACCTTGCCCACGCACACGCCGCTGTTCGTGGTGCTGCTGACCTGCGTGGTGATCGTGGTCGGCGCACTGACCTTCCTGCCGGCGCTCGCGCTCGGGCCGATCGCCGAATACCTGATGGCGGGACATTGA
- the kdpF gene encoding K(+)-transporting ATPase subunit F: MTLMYAAAIVIAVALTGYLCVALLKPEWFE, translated from the coding sequence ATGACCCTGATGTATGCGGCGGCTATCGTCATCGCCGTGGCGCTCACGGGCTACCTGTGCGTGGCGTTGCTCAAGCCGGAGTGGTTCGAATGA
- a CDS encoding cytochrome c biogenesis protein DipZ: MLAPMLIYVGGLLSLACPGLWLLLPFFGLAGTQTTFPRRGMPMLAGMTITATAMLYAGSRDGAWLPRIGLPLRAFALIALAGTALRRLAAREPSPLAAHRTGGPGRRALALGAAMGLAWLPDASPMADLIRTSAAHEESAPVAIMILLTYVLGAASVLVLAGELLVGIATAIRPSARLRRLGGALALAAAMLLVLRPPQGTASGESALERRLVDVLQAQSAQAAELPSRAAMPSLDGATAWLNSPPLDRTMLRGKVVLVDFWTYSCINCLRALPYVRAWYDKYKDHGLVVIGVHAPEFDFEKDPAHVRRAVRELGITYPVAIDDDYAIWNGFGNQYWPAHYFIDAQGIVRGRHYGEGDYARSEDTLRALLTEAGRRDLPAGYVQPRAQGAQAPDSQTPARSPETYLGHARAERFAGGRLLRDETGDYHPPARLAVDEWALAGRWRVGAQSVTALAANDRILYRFRGRDLHLVLAPMADGRAVRFRITLDGKPPAADHGVDVDADGNGTVTTQRLYQLVRQHEGNGEREFAIEFLDPGVRAYAFTFG, translated from the coding sequence ATGCTTGCACCGATGCTGATCTACGTGGGCGGGCTGTTGAGCCTGGCGTGCCCTGGCCTCTGGCTGCTGTTGCCGTTCTTTGGCCTCGCCGGCACGCAGACGACCTTCCCGCGGCGAGGCATGCCGATGCTGGCCGGCATGACGATCACCGCAACGGCCATGCTGTATGCCGGGAGCCGCGATGGCGCCTGGCTGCCGCGCATCGGCCTGCCCCTACGGGCGTTCGCGCTGATCGCGCTGGCAGGGACCGCCCTGCGCAGACTGGCAGCGCGCGAACCGTCGCCGCTCGCCGCGCATCGCACCGGGGGCCCGGGCCGCCGGGCGCTGGCGCTCGGCGCGGCGATGGGCCTGGCATGGCTGCCCGATGCCAGCCCCATGGCCGATCTGATCCGGACCAGCGCGGCGCACGAGGAATCCGCTCCGGTCGCGATCATGATCCTGCTCACCTACGTCCTCGGCGCCGCCAGCGTGCTCGTGCTGGCCGGCGAGCTGCTGGTCGGGATCGCCACGGCGATACGACCGTCGGCGCGGCTGCGTCGCCTCGGCGGCGCACTCGCGCTGGCTGCCGCCATGCTCCTCGTCCTGCGCCCGCCGCAAGGCACGGCATCCGGCGAAAGCGCGCTCGAAAGGCGGCTCGTGGACGTGCTGCAGGCCCAGTCCGCCCAGGCCGCGGAACTGCCCTCACGCGCCGCGATGCCGTCGCTGGACGGTGCCACGGCCTGGCTCAACAGCCCGCCGCTCGACCGCACCATGCTGCGCGGCAAGGTGGTGCTGGTCGACTTCTGGACCTACTCGTGCATCAACTGCCTGCGTGCACTGCCCTACGTGCGCGCCTGGTACGACAAGTACAAGGATCATGGTCTGGTGGTGATCGGCGTGCACGCGCCGGAGTTCGACTTCGAAAAGGACCCGGCCCATGTCCGCCGCGCGGTGCGTGAGCTTGGCATCACCTATCCGGTGGCCATCGACGACGACTATGCGATCTGGAACGGCTTCGGCAATCAGTACTGGCCCGCGCACTATTTCATCGACGCCCAGGGCATCGTCCGCGGCCGCCACTATGGCGAGGGCGACTACGCCCGCAGCGAGGACACCCTGCGCGCGCTCCTGACCGAGGCCGGACGGCGTGATCTGCCGGCCGGTTACGTCCAGCCGCGCGCGCAAGGCGCACAGGCGCCCGACTCGCAGACGCCGGCGCGCTCGCCGGAAACCTATCTGGGCCACGCCCGCGCCGAGCGGTTTGCCGGCGGCCGCCTGCTGCGCGACGAGACTGGGGATTACCACCCGCCCGCACGGCTGGCCGTCGACGAATGGGCGCTGGCCGGGCGCTGGCGGGTCGGCGCCCAATCCGTGACCGCGTTGGCGGCGAACGACCGCATTCTGTACCGCTTCCGTGGCCGCGATCTCCACCTCGTGCTGGCACCGATGGCGGACGGCCGCGCAGTGCGTTTTCGCATCACCCTCGATGGCAAGCCGCCGGCCGCCGACCATGGCGTCGACGTCGATGCCGACGGCAACGGCACGGTGACCACGCAACGCCTTTACCAGCTCGTGCGCCAGCATGAGGGCAATGGCGAGCGCGAGTTCGCGATCGAATTCCTCGATCCCGGCGTACGCGCCTACGCCTTCACCTTCGGCTGA
- the nadD gene encoding nicotinate-nucleotide adenylyltransferase, with protein MNDRPLAILGGTFDPVHLGHLNAAWEAAELLDAEVRLLPARQPPHRPPPVADAATRAAMLRIALRGQSRLVLDTRELDRAGPSYTVDTLLDLRAEQGTRPLVLLLGEDAFAGLTSWHRWQKLFALAHIGVLTRPGTEPGCPQALRETVARRRVDDPALLRREPAGRVLALPVTPLEISATRVRELIAQGREPRYLLPAGLSDEPALLAPYRTRAGA; from the coding sequence ATGAACGACCGGCCGCTCGCGATCCTCGGCGGCACCTTCGATCCGGTCCATCTGGGGCACTTGAATGCCGCCTGGGAGGCGGCCGAGCTGCTCGATGCCGAGGTGCGCCTGCTGCCCGCCCGCCAGCCGCCGCACCGGCCGCCGCCGGTAGCCGACGCGGCCACCCGCGCGGCCATGCTGCGCATTGCGCTGCGCGGCCAGTCGCGGCTGGTCCTGGACACCCGCGAGCTCGATCGCGCCGGGCCGTCCTACACCGTCGACACCCTGCTCGACCTGCGTGCGGAGCAGGGCACGCGGCCTTTGGTGCTGCTGCTCGGCGAGGACGCCTTCGCCGGCCTGACGAGCTGGCATCGCTGGCAGAAACTCTTCGCGCTCGCGCACATCGGCGTGCTGACGCGGCCGGGCACCGAGCCCGGCTGCCCGCAGGCGTTGCGCGAGACGGTGGCGCGGCGCCGGGTCGACGATCCTGCGCTCCTGCGCCGCGAGCCTGCCGGCCGCGTGCTCGCGCTGCCGGTCACGCCGCTCGAAATCTCCGCCACCCGCGTGCGCGAACTCATCGCCCAGGGGCGCGAACCGCGCTATCTGCTGCCGGCCGGGCTCAGCGACGAACCGGCGCTGCTCGCGCCGTACCGGACCCGCGCGGGCGCTTGA
- the holA gene encoding DNA polymerase III subunit delta: protein MPLGPAQWRKALAGDRLAPVYLLAGEELLVLEAADALRAQARRLGYAEREVLDAGPSFDWDGLARAAAGLSLFSSRRLLDLRLPGGRPGVEGAKAIAEFCASPPPDTVLLITATEWSGKHEGAWTRKLDETGVMVVFNAPRPQEWEAWLGERLAAHGLTATGEALALLAERMEGNLLAAAQEIAKLAVLVPSADRAGAPIDAAQMEALIADSARYDVFKLADAAFAGEGARALHILAGLRDEGEELIALMGWLVNQLQLLLRLAEARDFAAQARAERLWPAREQLFRKALRRAPREHWQACLAQAARIDCIAKGRATGDAWREAERLLAAIAVPRAAVLL from the coding sequence ATGCCGCTTGGTCCTGCCCAGTGGCGCAAGGCCCTGGCCGGCGACCGTCTGGCGCCGGTCTATCTGCTGGCCGGTGAGGAACTCCTGGTGCTGGAGGCGGCCGATGCGCTGCGCGCGCAGGCGCGTCGACTGGGTTATGCCGAGCGCGAGGTGCTCGACGCCGGGCCCTCCTTCGACTGGGACGGGCTCGCCCGTGCGGCGGCGGGCTTATCGCTGTTTTCCAGCCGCCGACTGCTCGACCTGCGCCTGCCCGGCGGACGTCCCGGTGTCGAGGGCGCCAAGGCCATCGCCGAGTTCTGCGCCAGTCCGCCGCCGGACACCGTGCTGCTGATCACTGCCACCGAGTGGAGCGGCAAGCACGAGGGCGCATGGACCCGGAAGCTCGACGAGACCGGCGTGATGGTGGTGTTCAACGCGCCGCGACCGCAGGAGTGGGAAGCCTGGCTCGGCGAGCGGCTGGCCGCGCACGGCCTCACCGCCACCGGTGAGGCCCTGGCGCTGCTCGCCGAGCGGATGGAGGGCAACCTGCTCGCCGCGGCGCAGGAGATCGCCAAGCTCGCCGTACTGGTGCCGTCCGCCGATCGCGCCGGCGCGCCCATCGACGCCGCGCAGATGGAAGCGCTGATCGCCGACAGCGCACGCTACGACGTCTTCAAGCTCGCCGATGCAGCCTTTGCCGGCGAGGGCGCGCGGGCGCTGCACATCCTGGCCGGGCTGCGCGATGAGGGCGAGGAGCTGATCGCGCTGATGGGCTGGCTGGTCAACCAGCTGCAGCTCCTTTTGCGGCTGGCCGAGGCGCGCGACTTCGCCGCCCAGGCCCGCGCCGAACGGCTGTGGCCGGCGCGCGAACAGCTGTTCCGCAAGGCGCTGCGCCGCGCCCCGCGCGAACACTGGCAGGCCTGTCTGGCACAAGCCGCGCGCATCGACTGCATCGCCAAGGGGCGCGCGACCGGCGATGCCTGGCGCGAAGCCGAACGTCTCCTCGCCGCCATCGCCGTGCCGCGCGCGGCCGTGCTGTTATGA
- the lptE gene encoding LPS assembly lipoprotein LptE, with amino-acid sequence MKAPTKAVLLLGLLALVGCGFHLRQSVALPPSMQRMHLDVNGGNGLQRNLARALEHAGVVLEDHAGPGIAELKIPVAQFNTDTLTVSGTARITEYAVHYHVEFALEDGHGQVLVPTQRIDMSREFTYDATNTVGTDTQVEELQRSLNDDMVQSILFRLQAAGRHLQGAEAAPAAASADLRR; translated from the coding sequence ATGAAAGCCCCCACCAAGGCGGTCCTGCTGCTCGGCCTGCTCGCGCTCGTCGGCTGCGGCTTCCATCTGCGCCAGAGCGTGGCGCTGCCGCCGTCGATGCAGCGCATGCATCTGGACGTCAACGGCGGCAATGGTCTGCAGCGCAACCTCGCCCGCGCGCTGGAACATGCCGGCGTCGTTCTGGAAGACCATGCCGGCCCCGGCATCGCCGAGCTCAAGATCCCGGTGGCGCAGTTCAACACCGACACGTTGACCGTCAGCGGCACCGCGCGCATCACCGAATACGCGGTGCACTACCACGTCGAGTTCGCGCTGGAGGACGGCCACGGCCAGGTGCTGGTACCGACCCAGCGCATCGACATGTCGCGCGAATTCACCTACGACGCCACCAACACCGTCGGTACCGACACCCAGGTCGAGGAACTGCAGCGCAGCCTCAACGACGACATGGTGCAGTCCATCCTGTTCCGTCTGCAGGCGGCCGGACGGCACCTGCAGGGCGCAGAGGCCGCGCCTGCCGCGGCGTCGGCGGACCTGCGGCGCTGA
- the leuS gene encoding leucine--tRNA ligase translates to MQDTESPVANATAAAAYEPGAVEAAAQRFWQARRAYEVKEDAARPKFYCLSMLPYPSGALHMGHVRNYTIGDVISRFQRMQGRNVLQPMGWDAFGLPAENAAIKNRTAPAKWTYANIEHMRAQLKSLGYAIDWSREFATCRPEYYVHEQRMFVRLMKKGLAYRKNAVVNWDPVDQTVLANEQVIDGRGWRTGALVEKREIPQWFLKITDYAQELLDGLDQLPGWPEAVKTMQRNWIGRSEGLEIDFPVEGESTPLTVFTTRPDTLMGVTFISIAGEHPLARRAAQRDPGLAAFLEELRKGGVAEAELETQEKRGMPTGLYAIHPLTGEKLPIWVANFVLMGYGTGAVMAVPGHDARDFEFATKYGLPIKQVIAVDGESYDPTRWQDWYADKTRPDLKVVNSGPLDGKNYREAFDAVAALLEGKGAGRRRVNYRLRDWGVSRQRYWGCPIPVIRCPHCGDVPVPEDQLPVVLPEDVEFSGVRSPLKTDPEWRKTTCPACGGAAERETDTFDTFMESSWYYARYTSPDAPVMVDARADYWLPVDQYIGGIEHAILHLLYFRFYHKLMRDEGLVHSDEPATNLLCQGMVIAETFYRENADGSKEWINPADVEIRRDERGRVIGAVLKADGQPVMIGGIEKMSKSKNNGVDPQSMVAKYGADTVRLFSMFAAPPEQSLEWNEAGVEGMARFLRRFWREVTEHAAQPDHPAVDPARLDAAQKALRRQLHETIQKVTDDYGRRHAFNTAIAALMELLNAVSKFTDMSEQGRAVRHEVLEAMVLLLNPVVPHVCHRLWQVLGHAECVLEDQPWPRVDVAALARDTVTLAVQVNGKLRGTIEVAADAGRETIEAAALAQPNVQAFLAGASVRKVIVVPGKIVNIVAG, encoded by the coding sequence ATGCAGGACACCGAGTCTCCCGTTGCAAACGCCACCGCCGCGGCAGCCTACGAGCCGGGCGCCGTCGAAGCCGCCGCGCAGCGGTTCTGGCAGGCGCGGCGCGCCTACGAAGTGAAGGAAGACGCCGCGCGGCCGAAGTTCTACTGCCTTTCCATGCTGCCGTACCCTTCCGGCGCGCTGCACATGGGCCACGTGCGCAACTACACCATCGGCGACGTGATCAGCCGCTTCCAGCGCATGCAGGGCCGCAACGTGCTGCAGCCGATGGGCTGGGACGCCTTCGGCCTGCCGGCCGAGAACGCCGCCATCAAGAACCGCACCGCGCCGGCGAAGTGGACCTACGCCAACATCGAGCACATGCGCGCGCAGCTCAAGTCGCTGGGCTACGCGATCGACTGGTCGCGCGAGTTCGCCACCTGCCGGCCCGAGTACTACGTGCACGAGCAGCGCATGTTCGTGCGCTTGATGAAGAAGGGCCTGGCCTACCGCAAGAACGCGGTGGTCAACTGGGACCCGGTCGACCAGACCGTGCTCGCCAACGAGCAGGTCATCGACGGCCGCGGCTGGCGCACCGGCGCGCTGGTGGAAAAACGTGAGATCCCGCAGTGGTTCCTGAAGATCACCGACTACGCGCAGGAACTGCTCGACGGCCTGGACCAGCTCCCGGGCTGGCCCGAGGCGGTCAAGACCATGCAGCGCAACTGGATCGGGCGCAGCGAGGGGCTGGAGATCGACTTCCCGGTGGAAGGCGAATCCACGCCGCTCACCGTGTTCACCACCCGTCCTGACACCCTGATGGGCGTCACCTTCATCTCCATCGCCGGCGAGCATCCGCTGGCGCGTCGCGCGGCGCAGCGCGACCCCGGGCTCGCCGCCTTTCTCGAGGAACTGCGCAAGGGCGGCGTCGCCGAGGCCGAGCTGGAGACGCAGGAAAAGCGCGGCATGCCGACCGGCCTTTACGCCATCCACCCGTTGACCGGCGAGAAACTGCCGATCTGGGTGGCCAACTTCGTGTTGATGGGCTATGGCACCGGCGCGGTGATGGCGGTGCCCGGCCACGACGCGCGCGACTTCGAGTTCGCCACCAAGTATGGCCTGCCGATCAAGCAGGTCATCGCCGTGGACGGGGAAAGCTACGACCCCACGCGCTGGCAGGACTGGTATGCGGACAAGACCCGCCCCGACCTAAAAGTGGTCAACTCAGGTCCGCTCGACGGCAAGAACTACCGCGAGGCCTTCGACGCGGTCGCCGCCCTGCTGGAAGGCAAGGGCGCGGGCCGGCGCCGGGTCAACTACCGCTTGCGCGACTGGGGCGTGAGCCGCCAGCGCTACTGGGGCTGCCCGATCCCGGTGATCCGCTGCCCGCATTGCGGCGACGTGCCGGTGCCGGAAGACCAGCTGCCGGTGGTGCTACCCGAGGACGTCGAGTTCTCCGGCGTGCGCTCGCCGCTCAAGACCGATCCCGAATGGCGCAAGACCACGTGTCCGGCCTGCGGCGGCGCGGCCGAGCGCGAGACCGACACCTTCGACACCTTCATGGAGTCGAGCTGGTACTACGCCCGCTACACCAGCCCCGATGCGCCGGTCATGGTCGATGCGCGGGCCGATTACTGGCTGCCGGTGGACCAGTACATCGGCGGCATCGAGCACGCCATCCTGCACCTCTTGTATTTCCGCTTCTATCACAAGCTGATGCGCGATGAGGGCCTGGTGCACTCGGACGAGCCGGCGACCAACCTGCTGTGCCAGGGCATGGTGATCGCCGAGACCTTCTACCGCGAGAACGCCGACGGCTCGAAGGAATGGATCAATCCGGCGGACGTGGAAATCCGCCGCGACGAGCGCGGCCGGGTGATCGGCGCGGTGCTCAAGGCCGACGGCCAGCCGGTGATGATCGGCGGCATCGAGAAGATGTCCAAGTCGAAGAACAACGGCGTCGATCCGCAGTCGATGGTGGCCAAGTACGGCGCCGACACGGTGCGCCTGTTCTCCATGTTCGCCGCGCCGCCGGAGCAGTCGCTGGAATGGAACGAGGCGGGCGTGGAAGGCATGGCGCGTTTCCTGCGCCGGTTCTGGCGCGAGGTCACCGAACATGCCGCGCAGCCGGACCATCCGGCCGTCGATCCGGCGCGGCTCGACGCCGCGCAGAAGGCGCTGCGCCGCCAGCTGCACGAGACCATCCAGAAGGTCACCGACGACTACGGCCGCCGCCACGCCTTCAACACCGCGATCGCCGCGCTGATGGAACTGCTCAATGCGGTGAGCAAGTTCACCGACATGAGCGAGCAGGGCCGCGCCGTGCGCCACGAGGTGCTGGAGGCGATGGTGCTGCTGCTGAACCCGGTCGTGCCGCACGTCTGCCATCGGCTGTGGCAGGTGCTCGGCCACGCCGAGTGCGTGCTGGAGGATCAGCCCTGGCCGCGGGTGGACGTCGCCGCCCTGGCGCGCGATACGGTGACGCTAGCGGTGCAGGTCAACGGCAAGCTGCGCGGCACCATCGAGGTGGCCGCAGACGCCGGCCGCGAAACCATCGAGGCGGCGGCGCTGGCGCAACCCAACGTGCAGGCCTTCCTGGCCGGCGCCAGCGTGCGCAAGGTGATCGTGGTCCCCGGCAAGATCGTCAACATCGTCGCAGGATGA
- a CDS encoding PqiC family protein — protein MIRRLLPLLALALAACASSPPHYYTLVPPADARAAPADAPFEFELAPVGVPAQVDRPQLVLRTGASDLGVLDGERWIAPLPDELRSALSLDLVDALGAADASGQPAGGRPRLRVRVDLRRFDSGPGAVVRIDAAWSVRMGAGGPLASCASAIDEPAASAEPAALVAAHQRALARLATQIAAAARPLLAGRAPTCPSAPAGPAVRPG, from the coding sequence ATGATCCGCCGCCTCCTGCCGCTGCTCGCCCTGGCGCTGGCCGCCTGTGCCTCGTCGCCGCCGCACTACTACACGCTGGTGCCGCCGGCCGATGCGCGTGCCGCGCCCGCCGACGCGCCGTTCGAGTTCGAGCTCGCCCCGGTCGGCGTCCCGGCGCAGGTGGACCGGCCGCAGCTGGTGCTGCGCACCGGCGCCAGCGACCTTGGCGTGCTCGACGGCGAGCGCTGGATCGCGCCGCTGCCCGACGAGCTGCGCAGTGCGTTGTCGCTCGATCTGGTCGACGCGCTGGGCGCCGCCGATGCCAGTGGCCAACCGGCCGGTGGGCGGCCGCGGTTGCGCGTGCGGGTGGATCTGCGCCGTTTCGACTCGGGGCCGGGCGCGGTGGTGCGCATCGACGCGGCCTGGAGTGTGCGCATGGGCGCCGGCGGGCCGCTCGCCAGCTGCGCGAGCGCCATCGACGAGCCGGCGGCCAGTGCCGAGCCGGCCGCGCTGGTGGCCGCGCACCAGCGCGCGCTGGCCCGTCTGGCCACGCAGATCGCCGCGGCCGCCCGGCCGCTGCTGGCCGGGCGCGCACCGACGTGTCCGTCCGCGCCGGCCGGGCCGGCGGTGCGTCCCGGGTAA